One window from the genome of Paenibacillus azoreducens encodes:
- a CDS encoding cold shock domain-containing protein produces MKGTVKWFNAEKGYGFIQVEGGEDVFVHFSAIQGDGFKTLDEGQEVEFEITEGNRGPQAANVTKL; encoded by the coding sequence TTGAAAGGTACAGTTAAATGGTTTAACGCAGAAAAAGGCTATGGCTTTATTCAAGTTGAAGGCGGCGAGGACGTATTCGTACATTTCTCCGCTATCCAAGGAGATGGATTCAAAACTCTGGACGAAGGTCAAGAAGTTGAATTCGAAATCACTGAAGGCAACCGTGGCCCACAAGCTGCTAACGTAACTAAATTATAA